One region of Campylobacter concisus genomic DNA includes:
- a CDS encoding cytochrome c oxidase, cbb3-type, CcoQ subunit — MDIRELQAYGYFILTAFLAITLYAYFFHLYKSEKQGRRNYEKYSRLALDDEIGSKILEQKATKESVCNG, encoded by the coding sequence ATGGATATTAGAGAACTTCAAGCTTATGGCTATTTTATTTTGACAGCATTTTTAGCTATCACTTTGTACGCTTATTTTTTTCATCTTTATAAAAGCGAAAAGCAAGGTAGAAGAAATTATGAGAAGTATTCAAGATTAGCCCTAGATGATGAGATCGGTAGTAAAATTTTAGAGCAAAAGGCTACAAAGGAGAGCGTATGCAATGGCTAA
- the ccoN gene encoding cytochrome-c oxidase, cbb3-type subunit I has protein sequence MRPSQLLHYDYSVAKLFMFSTIFFGIVGMAIGVVVAFQLACPDLNYIAGEYSAFGRLRPLHTNGIIFGFMLSGIFSTWYYIGQRVLKVSMSESPFLMFIGKLHFWLYMLVMILAVVTLFMGESTSKEYAELEWPLDIAVVVVWVLWGVSIFGLIGIRREKTLYISVWYYIATFLGVAMLYLFNNMEIPTRLVSGYGSWLHSVSMYAGSNDALVQWWYGHNAVAFVFTVAIIAQIYYFLPKESGQPIFSYKLSLFSFWGLMFIYLWAGGHHLIYTAVPDWMQTMGSVFSIVLILPSWGSAINMLLTMKGEWTQLRESPLIKFMILASTFYMFSTLEGPILAIKSVNALAHYTDWVPGHVHDGALGWVGFMTMAALYHMTPRVFKREIYSKSLMEAQFWIQTTGIVLYFASMWIAGITQGMMWRATDSYGNLLYSFIDTVVVLIPYYYIRAIGGLLYLIGFLMFAYNIYKSTSAKAILVEPKSATPMGSAKANAEVM, from the coding sequence ATGCGACCATCCCAGTTGCTACACTACGACTATAGCGTAGCAAAACTATTTATGTTCTCAACGATATTTTTTGGTATCGTAGGCATGGCTATTGGCGTAGTAGTGGCTTTTCAGCTTGCCTGTCCAGATTTAAACTACATAGCAGGTGAGTATTCGGCCTTTGGAAGGTTGCGTCCTCTTCATACCAATGGCATTATATTTGGTTTTATGCTTTCAGGTATTTTTTCTACTTGGTACTATATTGGACAGCGTGTTTTAAAGGTCTCAATGAGTGAGTCGCCATTTTTGATGTTTATTGGTAAGCTTCACTTTTGGCTTTATATGCTTGTGATGATCTTGGCTGTTGTGACGCTTTTTATGGGCGAGAGTACATCTAAGGAGTATGCCGAGCTTGAATGGCCACTAGATATTGCAGTAGTAGTAGTCTGGGTGCTTTGGGGTGTAAGTATATTTGGGCTTATTGGTATACGCCGCGAGAAAACACTTTATATCTCGGTTTGGTATTACATTGCTACATTTCTTGGCGTTGCTATGCTTTATCTATTTAATAACATGGAAATTCCAACAAGACTAGTTAGTGGATATGGCTCATGGCTACACTCAGTTTCGATGTATGCTGGCTCAAACGATGCCTTGGTTCAGTGGTGGTACGGTCACAACGCAGTTGCATTTGTATTTACAGTAGCGATCATCGCCCAAATTTATTATTTCTTACCAAAAGAGAGCGGACAGCCAATATTTTCTTATAAGCTTTCGTTATTTTCATTCTGGGGCCTTATGTTTATATATCTTTGGGCTGGCGGTCACCACCTAATATATACTGCTGTGCCTGATTGGATGCAGACTATGGGTTCGGTTTTTTCTATTGTTTTGATTTTACCTTCTTGGGGTTCAGCTATTAATATGCTTCTTACAATGAAAGGCGAATGGACACAACTTCGCGAGAGCCCGCTTATTAAATTTATGATTCTAGCTTCAACTTTCTATATGTTTTCAACTCTTGAAGGCCCTATCTTGGCTATCAAATCTGTAAATGCACTAGCTCACTATACTGACTGGGTACCAGGACATGTACATGATGGCGCACTTGGCTGGGTTGGTTTTATGACTATGGCGGCACTTTATCATATGACACCACGTGTCTTTAAACGTGAAATTTATTCAAAATCCTTAATGGAAGCTCAATTTTGGATACAAACAACAGGTATCGTTTTATACTTTGCTTCGATGTGGATTGCTGGTATTACGCAAGGCATGATGTGGAGAGCAACTGATAGCTATGGAAATTTACTCTACTCATTTATTGATACTGTTGTAGTGCTTATACCTTATTATTACATTAGAGCTATTGGCGGACTTTTGTATTTGATTGGCTTTTTGATGTTTGCTTACAATATCTACAAATCAACTTCTGCTAAAGCTATTTTGGTAGAGCCAAAAAGTGCAACGCCTATGGGTAGTGCTAAAGCCAATGCGGAGGTGATGTGA
- the rplM gene encoding 50S ribosomal protein L13 has product MTKITKPNEVKRDWIVVDAAGKRFGRLLTEVATILRGKNKPCFTPNVDCGDYVIIINASKVEFTGNNKAEDKLYHRHSGYFGSVKSEKFGDLIANKPEKLFKLAVRGMLPKTKLGREMIKKLKVYAGSEHPHTAQIAKKEGK; this is encoded by the coding sequence ATGACAAAAATAACAAAGCCAAACGAAGTTAAACGAGACTGGATCGTTGTTGATGCAGCTGGTAAACGTTTTGGTAGATTGCTAACTGAGGTAGCAACTATACTTCGTGGCAAAAACAAACCATGCTTCACGCCAAACGTAGATTGTGGCGACTATGTTATCATCATAAATGCTTCAAAAGTAGAATTTACTGGTAATAACAAAGCTGAAGATAAACTTTATCACAGACACTCAGGATACTTTGGCAGCGTAAAGAGCGAGAAATTTGGCGATTTGATAGCAAATAAGCCAGAAAAACTATTTAAATTAGCTGTTCGTGGAATGCTTCCAAAAACTAAACTTGGAAGAGAGATGATAAAAAAACTAAAAGTTTATGCTGGCAGTGAGCATCCTCATACGGCACAAATAGCTAAAAAAGAAGGAAAATAA
- a CDS encoding RecB-like helicase, with product MKDFLALKASAGSGKTFALSVRYIALVLRGENINEIIALTFTKKAANEMKERIIATFLDLQNKKGELEKVSEELGLSQDEVIKRRDERLGAFLQSELKIYTFDAFFSGILKKFSQNLGLSPDYSVRDSLQDLSWKKFVKEVSRDQNLLSELALMMIISSQKEASFSETLAKFYESFGGELKETSANYPDDSKVRAAQKAINEHICSQAGASDTAKKTFKEQNLFELFKNKVFERDSLDYRTFSKIYEPKLDVLFDELKEAIKDYILDVERYRLSGFSKLLEIYKRSNLELNKEINALSFADINKLVFKLLVENLRKDALYFRLDGRINHLLVDEFQDTNVIQYEIILPLIAEIVSGYGQNGLGSFFYVGDTKQSIYKFRGGKKELFDKLGEDFKQIQIENLPSNYRSLKALVKFNNAIFEEIYHRYGLEFVPQNPAKKDDELDYKVSDKCPYFETEDDDYGYLRVLGSEDIVADVLSQTHDLIKSGVNPSDITVLCWKNSDITHISDEFSKEGIKSVNESTLELKRTPFVAAIIEYVKFCLFGEEIYEKNVKALVNANFKKLKIRAEDSATKSLFYLAKNLSINLADVDILRLFELSSGYKNLSDFIFNLENFSSKISPKSSDGVKIMTVHKSKGLEFDHVIVCDMISKGRGNDSNFITEYSEKGEWIVKSKISGRENFDPEYAGMLEQMRELEKQENINKIYVAFTRATKSLIIIKQAAPSGNSPSFFSFYTRSDKSEVNDYLDLKEFSFGKILPSKGEQKEAKKDEKMPEILKIERQEVEAREQKTSGKNLEAIYFGLAFHYLLEMSEKFDENSLLKAKSLMLNKFYKFLSPDRLEGAFKRAKMLINEPKFLECIIDKEIYKEQPFKVKNELKQMDLFCIEENEICVIDYKTTDKNIEENKKQVEEYKEALSKFYPKHSIIAVIFYALDGKISYIEV from the coding sequence ATGAAAGATTTTTTAGCCCTAAAAGCAAGTGCAGGAAGTGGAAAAACTTTCGCTCTTAGTGTTCGTTATATCGCTTTGGTGCTTAGAGGTGAAAATATAAATGAGATCATCGCTCTAACTTTTACAAAAAAAGCAGCAAATGAGATGAAAGAGCGGATAATCGCAACTTTTTTGGATTTGCAAAATAAAAAAGGTGAGCTTGAAAAGGTTAGCGAAGAGCTTGGTTTAAGTCAGGATGAAGTGATAAAAAGGCGAGATGAGAGGCTTGGAGCATTTTTGCAAAGTGAGCTAAAAATTTATACATTTGATGCATTTTTTTCTGGAATATTAAAGAAATTTAGCCAAAATTTAGGCCTTAGTCCAGATTATAGCGTGCGAGATAGCCTGCAAGATCTTTCGTGGAAAAAATTTGTAAAAGAGGTGAGTAGGGATCAAAATCTACTTAGCGAACTAGCATTGATGATGATCATCTCAAGTCAAAAAGAGGCGAGCTTTTCAGAGACTTTGGCAAAATTTTATGAAAGCTTTGGCGGTGAACTAAAAGAAACTAGCGCGAATTATCCAGATGACAGCAAAGTAAGAGCCGCTCAAAAAGCGATAAATGAGCATATCTGCTCTCAAGCTGGTGCTAGCGATACAGCTAAAAAGACATTTAAAGAGCAGAATTTATTCGAGCTTTTTAAAAACAAGGTTTTTGAAAGAGATAGTCTAGATTACCGCACTTTTAGTAAAATTTACGAGCCTAAACTTGATGTGCTTTTTGATGAACTAAAAGAGGCAATAAAAGACTATATCTTGGATGTTGAAAGATATAGGCTTAGTGGCTTTAGTAAGCTTTTGGAAATTTACAAGCGTTCAAATTTGGAGTTAAATAAAGAGATAAATGCACTAAGTTTTGCCGATATAAACAAACTGGTTTTTAAGCTTTTAGTTGAGAATTTGAGAAAAGACGCACTTTACTTTAGACTTGATGGGCGGATAAATCATCTTTTGGTTGATGAGTTTCAAGATACAAACGTGATCCAATATGAGATCATCTTACCACTCATCGCTGAGATCGTATCTGGATATGGACAAAATGGGCTTGGAAGCTTCTTTTATGTGGGCGATACAAAGCAAAGTATCTATAAATTTAGAGGTGGGAAAAAAGAGCTTTTTGACAAGCTCGGGGAGGATTTTAAACAAATTCAAATAGAAAATTTGCCAAGCAATTATCGAAGTTTAAAAGCTTTGGTGAAGTTTAACAATGCGATTTTTGAAGAAATTTATCATAGATATGGGCTTGAGTTTGTGCCTCAAAATCCAGCAAAAAAAGATGATGAGCTAGACTATAAAGTAAGTGACAAATGCCCATATTTTGAGACAGAGGATGATGACTACGGATATCTTCGTGTGCTTGGTAGCGAAGATATTGTGGCCGATGTCCTTTCTCAGACACATGATCTCATAAAATCTGGCGTAAATCCAAGTGATATAACGGTTCTTTGCTGGAAAAATAGTGACATAACACACATTTCTGATGAATTTAGTAAAGAGGGCATAAAGAGCGTAAACGAAAGTACTTTAGAGCTAAAGAGAACGCCGTTTGTTGCAGCTATCATAGAGTATGTAAAATTTTGTCTATTTGGTGAAGAAATTTATGAAAAAAATGTAAAAGCGCTTGTAAATGCTAATTTTAAAAAATTAAAAATAAGAGCAGAGGATAGCGCGACAAAGAGCTTATTTTATCTAGCCAAAAATTTGAGCATAAATCTAGCAGATGTTGATATATTAAGGCTTTTTGAGTTAAGCAGTGGCTATAAAAATTTAAGTGATTTTATATTTAATCTCGAAAATTTTAGCTCAAAAATTAGCCCTAAAAGCAGTGATGGTGTGAAAATTATGACTGTTCATAAATCAAAAGGACTCGAGTTTGATCACGTTATAGTTTGCGATATGATCAGTAAGGGTAGAGGTAACGATTCAAATTTTATAACCGAATATAGTGAAAAAGGCGAGTGGATCGTAAAAAGTAAAATCTCAGGTAGAGAAAATTTTGACCCTGAGTATGCTGGTATGTTAGAGCAAATGAGAGAGCTTGAGAAGCAAGAAAATATCAATAAAATTTACGTCGCCTTTACAAGAGCCACAAAGTCGCTTATCATCATTAAACAAGCTGCTCCAAGTGGAAATAGTCCTAGCTTTTTTTCTTTTTATACTAGAAGTGATAAAAGCGAAGTAAACGACTATCTTGATCTAAAAGAGTTTAGCTTTGGTAAAATTTTACCTAGCAAGGGTGAGCAAAAAGAGGCAAAAAAAGATGAAAAAATGCCTGAAATTTTAAAGATAGAAAGGCAAGAGGTAGAGGCAAGAGAGCAAAAAACGAGCGGTAAAAATTTAGAGGCAATCTATTTTGGCTTAGCGTTTCACTATTTGCTTGAGATGAGTGAGAAATTTGATGAAAATTCGCTTTTAAAAGCCAAGAGTTTAATGCTAAATAAATTTTATAAATTTCTCTCACCTGATAGACTTGAAGGTGCCTTTAAAAGAGCAAAAATGCTAATAAATGAGCCAAAATTTCTAGAGTGCATAATAGATAAAGAAATTTACAAAGAACAGCCATTTAAAGTAAAAAACGAACTAAAACAGATGGATTTATTTTGTATTGAAGAGAACGAAATTTGTGTGATTGACTATAAAACGACCGATAAAAATATCGAGGAAAATAAAAAACAAGTTGAAGAATACAAAGAGGCATTAAGTAAATTTTATCCAAAGCATAGTATAATTGCCGTCATCTTCTATGCTCTTGATGGAAAAATTTCATATATTGAAGTTTAA
- a CDS encoding FixH family protein, translating into MDKKTFWPYAIVLSFIAIIIACAVTIIIALKHPVEMDSSYMQSYQNVDENITFIKESEKRFDEKFDLKFEPNFNALNAKFKFHLTPQKGEISALKYEILLTRPQTNKENKILRASWQENDLVSEETSLREGRWQLLLRLSDTNDTRYYKFDLNVTK; encoded by the coding sequence ATGGATAAAAAAACCTTTTGGCCTTATGCTATCGTGCTTAGCTTCATTGCTATCATTATCGCTTGCGCAGTAACGATCATCATAGCACTGAAACATCCAGTCGAGATGGATAGCTCTTATATGCAAAGCTACCAAAATGTCGATGAAAACATAACCTTTATCAAAGAGAGTGAAAAACGCTTTGATGAGAAATTTGATCTAAAATTTGAGCCAAATTTTAATGCCCTAAATGCTAAGTTTAAATTTCATCTAACTCCCCAAAAAGGAGAAATTTCAGCTTTAAAATATGAAATTTTACTTACTCGCCCACAGACAAATAAAGAAAATAAAATTTTAAGAGCTTCATGGCAAGAAAATGATCTAGTAAGTGAAGAAACAAGTCTAAGAGAAGGTAGATGGCAGCTACTTTTAAGGCTAAGTGACACTAATGATACAAGGTATTATAAATTTGACCTTAATGTCACAAAATGA
- the rpsI gene encoding 30S ribosomal protein S9 encodes MAKVYATGKRKTAVAKVWIKAGSGKIVVNGMDLNTWLGGHEAIKLKVIQPLLVTKQESLIDVVATTLGGGYSAQAEALRHGISRALADMDADFRAALKPKGLLTRDSRVVERKKFGRRKARRSPQFSKR; translated from the coding sequence ATGGCAAAAGTTTATGCAACTGGTAAAAGAAAAACTGCCGTAGCAAAGGTTTGGATAAAAGCTGGAAGCGGTAAAATCGTAGTAAATGGTATGGATCTTAATACTTGGCTTGGCGGACATGAAGCTATAAAGCTTAAAGTAATTCAGCCACTTCTAGTTACTAAACAAGAGAGTTTAATAGATGTAGTAGCTACAACTTTAGGTGGTGGTTATTCAGCACAAGCTGAGGCTTTAAGACACGGTATTTCACGTGCTTTAGCTGACATGGATGCTGATTTTAGAGCAGCACTTAAACCAAAAGGCTTGCTAACTAGAGATTCTCGTGTTGTTGAACGTAAGAAATTTGGTAGAAGAAAGGCTAGAAGAAGCCCACAATTCTCTAAACGTTAA
- the ccoO gene encoding cytochrome-c oxidase, cbb3-type subunit II, producing MFAWLEKNPFFFAVCVFIVIAYAGVVEILPDFANRARPLEGTKPYTVLELAGKNIYIQNGCNTCHSQMIRPFKAETDRYGMYSLSGEFAYDRPHLWGSKRTGPDLMRVGNYRTTDWHENHMLNPASVVPGSIMPAYPFLFKKNADIETAYAEALTVKKVFNTPYDEKDMPALGTFEQANANVKEQAASIVESMKDEQVKSAFAKGEIRQIVALIAYLNSLK from the coding sequence ATGTTTGCTTGGTTAGAAAAAAATCCATTCTTTTTTGCAGTTTGCGTCTTTATCGTCATAGCTTATGCTGGCGTGGTAGAAATTTTACCTGATTTTGCAAATAGAGCTAGACCACTTGAGGGTACAAAACCTTATACAGTTTTAGAGCTTGCTGGAAAAAATATATATATACAAAATGGTTGCAACACCTGCCACTCACAGATGATACGTCCGTTTAAAGCAGAGACTGATAGATACGGCATGTACTCGTTAAGCGGCGAATTTGCTTATGATCGTCCTCATCTTTGGGGTTCAAAAAGAACGGGCCCAGATCTTATGCGTGTGGGTAATTATAGAACGACAGATTGGCATGAAAATCATATGTTAAACCCAGCCTCTGTTGTGCCAGGCTCGATCATGCCGGCATATCCATTTTTATTTAAGAAAAATGCTGACATAGAGACCGCTTACGCTGAAGCACTAACTGTTAAAAAGGTTTTTAACACACCTTATGATGAGAAAGATATGCCAGCTCTTGGCACTTTTGAGCAAGCAAATGCTAATGTAAAAGAGCAGGCTGCAAGTATCGTTGAAAGTATGAAAGACGAGCAAGTAAAAAGTGCTTTTGCAAAGGGTGAAATTCGCCAGATCGTGGCACTTATCGCCTATCTAAATAGCCTAAAATAG
- a CDS encoding flavin reductase: MHKELNRQGFYYGFPVLLATTKDKNANDDITVLSSSWTLGNTVVLGIGIENQGFKNIKNGSDITLNLCDESLLEAVQKMEKLTGDSDVPEEKKNLGYTYEHDKFKVANLSKEPGINAKTVRIKECKIQIETVVEKIELKEWFSIVTCKITGIFVDENLLKDKKIDTQKWHPLIYKFKEYVGTCERLGLNFGFKEI; the protein is encoded by the coding sequence ATGCATAAAGAGTTAAACAGACAAGGTTTTTACTACGGCTTTCCGGTTTTGCTAGCCACTACAAAAGATAAAAATGCAAACGATGATATCACGGTGCTTTCATCTTCTTGGACGTTAGGAAATACAGTAGTGCTTGGCATAGGCATTGAAAATCAAGGCTTTAAAAATATCAAAAACGGTTCAGATATCACGCTAAATTTATGTGATGAAAGCCTGCTAGAAGCTGTGCAAAAAATGGAAAAACTAACTGGTGATAGTGACGTGCCAGAAGAAAAAAAGAATCTTGGCTACACCTACGAGCACGATAAATTTAAGGTAGCAAATCTCAGCAAAGAACCTGGCATAAATGCAAAAACCGTCAGGATAAAAGAGTGTAAGATACAGATAGAAACGGTTGTAGAAAAGATAGAGTTAAAAGAGTGGTTTAGCATAGTTACTTGCAAGATTACAGGCATTTTTGTAGATGAAAATTTACTAAAAGATAAAAAGATAGATACGCAAAAATGGCATCCATTAATCTATAAATTTAAAGAATATGTCGGTACTTGTGAGCGTTTGGGATTAAATTTTGGATTTAAAGAGATTTGA
- a CDS encoding DUF4006 family protein, with the protein MENKNRNIFALNGISGYLVAVLLLLSILGVLTYIGIGLQKDVATKPYSLKDASSIEMKSVNNAKHVIIKE; encoded by the coding sequence ATGGAAAATAAAAATAGAAACATCTTTGCTTTAAATGGCATTAGCGGTTATTTGGTGGCAGTTTTGCTTTTGCTATCTATCCTTGGCGTACTTACTTATATTGGTATTGGCTTGCAAAAAGATGTAGCAACCAAGCCTTACTCATTAAAAGATGCAAGTAGCATTGAGATGAAGAGCGTTAACAACGCTAAACATGTCATTATAAAGGAGTAG
- a CDS encoding cbb3-type cytochrome c oxidase N-terminal domain-containing protein encodes MQWLNLEDNINLLALIGAILIIVLTVVVAGKYVGQMKVKKDESVELSEHNWDGIGEYKNPVPFGWAVVFLLTLVWAIWYYLLGYPLNSYSQIGEYNKEVKEANAKFEKEYANPSKETLHTMGESVFLVQCSACHGITGDGIGGKAANLQIWGSEQGIVDTILNGSKGLDYPMGEMPAGLADADGAKAIAAYVAKEISAIKSTKNENLVAMGKELYAACAACHGDDGKGMDGMSADLSKYGSSEFIVDVLNRGKSGNIGVMPKFNDGRLNEIQQKAVGEYVISLSKGE; translated from the coding sequence ATGCAATGGCTAAATTTAGAAGATAATATAAATTTACTTGCGTTAATAGGTGCCATCTTAATTATCGTACTAACTGTCGTTGTAGCTGGCAAGTATGTTGGTCAAATGAAAGTTAAAAAAGATGAAAGCGTAGAGCTTAGCGAGCACAACTGGGATGGGATAGGCGAGTATAAAAACCCAGTTCCATTTGGTTGGGCGGTAGTTTTTTTACTAACTCTTGTTTGGGCAATTTGGTATTATTTACTTGGTTATCCACTAAATTCTTACTCACAAATCGGTGAATATAATAAAGAGGTAAAAGAAGCAAACGCTAAATTTGAAAAAGAGTATGCAAACCCAAGCAAAGAAACACTTCATACTATGGGAGAGAGCGTATTTTTAGTGCAATGCTCAGCATGTCATGGCATCACAGGCGATGGCATTGGTGGCAAAGCTGCAAATTTACAAATTTGGGGTAGCGAACAAGGAATAGTTGATACGATACTAAATGGCTCAAAAGGGCTTGATTATCCTATGGGCGAGATGCCAGCAGGGCTAGCCGATGCTGATGGAGCAAAGGCTATCGCAGCTTATGTTGCAAAAGAGATAAGTGCTATAAAAAGTACAAAAAATGAAAATTTAGTAGCTATGGGAAAAGAGCTTTACGCAGCTTGTGCAGCTTGTCACGGAGATGATGGCAAAGGCATGGATGGTATGTCGGCTGATCTTAGTAAATATGGTTCAAGTGAGTTTATAGTGGATGTACTAAATCGTGGTAAAAGCGGCAACATAGGTGTTATGCCTAAATTTAATGATGGCAGATTAAACGAGATACAACAAAAAGCAGTTGGCGAATATGTCATATCGCTATCAAAGGGCGAATAA
- a CDS encoding PD-(D/E)XK nuclease family protein: MHNLNQLFVFTNSRKIREFNASFNDELIPKSLSIAEFYKKIVYVDGRFEIDSTYALVLMNRACASVKKANSVLKIPTEFFEFLKNNDYLFSFFKELSISKKSIAEIKFNDIYADFEEHLDILEAVLKEYESLLGQENLYDDITLPKIYNVNEAYIKSFSEILLHIDGILSEFEWEILEKISKLTTLKIIFQTSVFNTKLINKIKQISAISEIENYKKYELNLKTNELICLENIKKFEPVLEKRFATRSLQCAYAMAKVSEFVRDGIKPENIAVILPDESFSEILRLHDRDKIFNYAMGESFKNTKFYETLFYITRAINEEVRPVFDQSKCESYEELGFILSEFGVSEQLFEKFKASYFELCEFGKFKELIDELLTLENEPRCEEKLALELFRIENLCRYFGFSLKQLSEIFLLNISRLSIDDVGGGKISVMGMLESRGMKFDGVIIVDFNDNFIPARSTNEMFLNSKVRQKAGLISYLERENLQRFYYESLINNAKKVAISCVLNEESIPSRFLKNFRTIKDKNFSDEAYLKLFLKGNASLNLSDDEIVLEHDFFEKPLSFSTLNLFLTCPRKYYYAKIAGIRPAKGIATEPGSKQGNSVHKALYEYYMSDFYRQNNIFDLSVFKKMLAKQDLSPLELEIWTQKFKDYEKFENNRLSAGFKVLECEKEVKRDFCGVQIYGYIDRIDAGPDGEPFILDYKTGDANANSLQLAFYEALYGSDAKSAYYALKNEPTLVSSKKSVDDLKTEIENLKKINKTKINFERKSGACKFCEYAMLCRREL, translated from the coding sequence ATGCATAACCTAAACCAACTTTTTGTCTTTACGAACTCGCGTAAGATTCGTGAATTTAATGCAAGTTTTAATGATGAGCTAATCCCAAAAAGCCTAAGCATTGCCGAGTTTTATAAAAAGATAGTTTATGTAGATGGTAGGTTTGAGATTGATAGCACCTATGCTTTAGTGCTTATGAATAGAGCCTGTGCCAGTGTCAAAAAGGCAAACTCGGTTCTTAAAATTCCAACTGAGTTTTTTGAATTTTTGAAAAATAATGACTATCTTTTTTCATTTTTTAAAGAGCTATCTATTAGTAAAAAGAGTATTGCTGAGATTAAATTTAACGATATTTACGCTGACTTTGAGGAACATTTAGACATACTTGAAGCGGTTTTAAAAGAGTATGAGAGCTTGCTTGGTCAAGAAAATCTCTATGATGATATAACCTTGCCAAAAATTTATAACGTAAATGAAGCTTACATCAAAAGCTTTAGTGAAATTTTACTGCACATAGATGGAATTTTAAGCGAGTTTGAGTGGGAAATTTTAGAGAAAATCTCAAAGCTAACTACGCTAAAAATTATCTTTCAAACTAGTGTTTTCAACACAAAGCTAATCAATAAAATAAAGCAAATTTCAGCTATTAGTGAGATTGAAAATTACAAAAAATATGAGCTAAATTTAAAGACAAATGAGCTAATTTGCTTAGAAAATATCAAAAAATTTGAGCCAGTCTTAGAAAAGCGATTTGCCACTAGAAGCCTGCAATGTGCCTACGCTATGGCAAAGGTGAGCGAGTTTGTGCGTGATGGAATAAAGCCTGAAAACATCGCTGTTATATTACCAGATGAGAGTTTTAGTGAAATTTTAAGGCTACATGATAGAGATAAAATTTTTAACTACGCTATGGGTGAGAGCTTTAAAAATACAAAATTTTATGAGACGCTTTTTTACATTACAAGAGCGATAAACGAAGAGGTAAGGCCGGTTTTTGATCAAAGCAAGTGTGAAAGCTACGAGGAGCTTGGCTTTATTTTAAGCGAATTTGGTGTTAGCGAGCAGCTTTTTGAGAAATTTAAGGCTAGTTATTTTGAGCTGTGTGAATTTGGCAAATTTAAAGAGCTAATAGATGAGCTTTTAACGCTTGAAAATGAGCCAAGATGCGAAGAGAAGCTTGCGCTTGAGCTTTTTAGGATTGAGAATTTATGCAGGTATTTTGGCTTTAGCTTAAAGCAGTTAAGTGAAATTTTCTTGCTAAATATCTCGCGCCTTAGTATCGATGATGTGGGCGGTGGAAAGATCAGTGTCATGGGCATGCTAGAGAGCCGTGGAATGAAATTTGATGGTGTGATCATAGTTGATTTTAATGATAACTTCATCCCAGCAAGAAGCACAAATGAGATGTTTTTAAACTCAAAAGTGAGGCAAAAAGCTGGGCTTATAAGCTACCTTGAGCGTGAAAATTTGCAGAGATTTTACTATGAAAGTCTTATAAACAATGCCAAAAAGGTCGCCATAAGCTGTGTTTTAAATGAGGAGAGTATTCCTTCGAGATTTTTAAAAAATTTTAGAACTATAAAAGATAAAAATTTTAGCGATGAAGCCTATTTAAAACTATTTTTAAAAGGCAATGCCAGCCTAAATTTAAGCGATGATGAGATCGTTTTGGAGCATGATTTTTTTGAGAAACCTCTTTCGTTTTCAACATTAAATTTATTTCTAACTTGCCCAAGGAAGTATTATTACGCAAAGATAGCTGGCATAAGGCCTGCAAAAGGCATAGCAACTGAGCCGGGATCAAAGCAAGGAAATAGCGTCCACAAGGCACTTTATGAGTACTATATGAGCGATTTTTACAGGCAAAACAATATCTTTGATCTTTCTGTATTTAAAAAAATGCTAGCAAAGCAGGATCTCTCGCCACTTGAGCTTGAAATTTGGACACAGAAATTTAAAGATTATGAAAAATTTGAAAACAATCGTTTAAGTGCAGGATTTAAGGTGTTGGAGTGTGAAAAAGAGGTAAAAAGAGATTTTTGTGGCGTACAAATTTACGGATATATCGATAGGATCGATGCTGGTCCCGATGGCGAGCCTTTTATACTCGATTATAAAACTGGCGATGCAAATGCAAATTCTCTTCAGCTTGCTTTTTACGAGGCACTTTATGGCAGCGATGCAAAAAGTGCATATTATGCCCTAAAAAACGAGCCAACGCTAGTTAGCTCAAAAAAGAGCGTAGATGATCTAAAGACTGAGATAGAAAATCTAAAAAAAATAAACAAAACCAAGATAAATTTTGAAAGAAAAAGCGGAGCTTGTAAATTTTGCGAGTATGCCATGCTTTGTAGGAGAGAGTTATGA